In Pelagicoccus sp. SDUM812003, the following are encoded in one genomic region:
- the ptsP gene encoding phosphoenolpyruvate--protein phosphotransferase has translation MTIERSERTIKGKPISTGLAEGRAYVYREPLQSLDLPTPIIASDVEREIDFLEKATGVISEDLASLATKVEKEMDARLASVFEAHKMMVNDPSLKIELQTEIRDNLVSASSAVRSVFLRWEKRFLLMESQISRHKGDDMKDLSNRLSNALSGIKVNRLGSLPSGGILVAKRLLPSDTVFLSKQSAAAVLLEYGGASSHAALFAREMGLPCIAQVHGILQRIQHNAPLLVDAELGTVVLHPSKKSIAAFQKKISRRNATVSRISRKSHEPAFTIDGTSIQVLANISSRADADRAVDNGADGVGLYRTELAYLGRSDPPSEDELLEEMQHTLAPFEGKPVTIRLLDIGADKPLSYTGFLAESNPALGRRGIRLLLEFPQLLDTQLRAILRFSTERDARILIPMATLTQDITATRERLTVASKQLAIAQIPPLGIMIETPAAALSLKEFASFCDFASFGSNDLTQYAFAADRENAAVEPYFQDSHGAILRLMEIARADAPDLPLSICGELAGRSRHTEEILRCGLRSLSVAPPMIPEIKDRIRKLHYARSKTNNNPTRDL, from the coding sequence ATGACAATCGAAAGATCAGAGCGTACCATCAAAGGCAAGCCGATCTCCACTGGCCTCGCGGAAGGGCGCGCCTACGTCTACCGCGAACCTCTGCAATCGCTAGACCTTCCCACTCCCATCATCGCTTCGGATGTCGAAAGGGAAATCGACTTCCTCGAAAAAGCAACGGGCGTAATCTCCGAGGACCTTGCTTCCCTCGCCACCAAAGTGGAAAAGGAGATGGACGCCCGACTCGCCTCCGTATTCGAAGCCCACAAGATGATGGTCAACGACCCCTCCCTTAAGATAGAGCTTCAAACTGAGATACGCGACAACCTCGTGAGCGCCAGCAGCGCCGTTCGCTCCGTCTTTCTACGCTGGGAAAAACGATTCCTTCTCATGGAATCGCAAATCTCCCGCCATAAGGGAGACGATATGAAGGATCTCTCCAACCGGCTCTCCAACGCCCTCAGCGGCATCAAGGTCAACCGACTCGGAAGCCTCCCGTCCGGAGGCATACTCGTCGCAAAACGGCTCCTACCTTCCGACACCGTATTCCTATCGAAACAGTCCGCCGCCGCGGTACTGCTCGAATACGGCGGCGCCAGCTCGCACGCCGCCCTCTTTGCCCGCGAAATGGGCCTCCCCTGTATTGCTCAAGTACACGGTATTCTCCAACGCATCCAACATAACGCCCCCCTTCTGGTCGACGCCGAGCTAGGTACGGTAGTCCTTCACCCCAGCAAGAAAAGCATAGCCGCCTTTCAAAAGAAAATCTCCAGAAGAAACGCCACCGTATCAAGAATCTCCAGGAAGTCCCATGAGCCCGCCTTCACCATCGATGGCACCTCCATCCAAGTCCTCGCAAATATCTCATCACGAGCCGACGCTGACCGAGCCGTAGACAATGGAGCCGACGGAGTCGGACTCTACCGCACCGAGCTCGCCTACTTGGGTCGCAGCGATCCTCCCAGCGAAGATGAGCTCCTAGAGGAGATGCAACACACCTTAGCGCCCTTCGAAGGCAAACCCGTCACCATTCGCCTGCTCGATATCGGCGCCGATAAGCCGCTTTCCTACACGGGCTTTCTCGCCGAGTCCAATCCCGCTCTTGGCAGACGCGGCATTCGTCTTCTTCTCGAGTTCCCACAACTTTTGGATACGCAGCTCCGAGCCATCCTCCGGTTCTCGACCGAAAGGGATGCCCGCATCCTCATCCCGATGGCAACCCTGACTCAGGACATAACAGCCACCCGCGAACGATTAACAGTCGCCTCCAAGCAGCTCGCCATCGCCCAGATCCCCCCACTAGGCATCATGATCGAAACCCCAGCAGCCGCTCTCTCCCTCAAGGAGTTCGCCTCCTTCTGCGATTTCGCCAGCTTCGGCAGCAACGACCTCACCCAATACGCCTTCGCTGCCGACCGGGAAAACGCCGCCGTCGAACCTTATTTTCAGGACTCCCACGGAGCTATTTTACGCTTGATGGAAATCGCCCGAGCGGACGCGCCAGACCTTCCCCTTTCTATCTGCGGCGAGCTGGCGGGCAGAAGCCGACACACCGAAGAAATCCTTCGCTGCGGTCTGCGGTCCTTGAGCGTCGCCCCGCCAATGATCCCCGAGATCAAAGACCGCATTCGCAAGCTTCACTATGCCAGATCAAAGACAAACAACAATCCGACCCGAGACCTCTAG
- a CDS encoding cadherin repeat domain-containing protein has translation MLSNATLTLVVRFQDGSTETRPLTKAERFPAEASIDYAIVFRASGKSPGDLTVKRAGDDMIVERADEVVLVIEDFYSTPDVGFIPEATLADGAVAGRALDADSPALTENGEESVIWEPADSGETVSPFIWGGALAAGGIAALSGGGGDGTAALPETEEPDEPIVKNTVEGSIVAGPVIDSNGLSVEVYQADGETLLGTAKVNADGSFSLDVGDYTGVVIAMVVDADDGADYLDESSGANKDLNARLSAMEIITEPNTTVTMNINVVTTLASEIGLRNIQAKPLTAETVSANNKAIAELFGLEDLHNLKVEPTNGGEFDGTDGMSSEEKYGAILASFSGADEINGGDSQKTIEQVLEGLTVEGDGKAALSEHSQSVIVKGAKTVETNTGELPSDDVSEFVDTYAPTFAEDSVTLAIDESSGTGEVVYTATAEDAGTIRFALKEAADYESFSIDANTGAVSLTGNPDHETKPSYSFTVVATDVAGNSSEQAVTLSINDLDEVAP, from the coding sequence ATGCTTTCCAACGCTACCCTGACTCTCGTCGTCCGATTTCAAGACGGCTCTACCGAAACCCGCCCACTTACCAAGGCAGAACGCTTCCCCGCTGAAGCATCCATCGACTACGCAATCGTTTTTCGCGCCAGCGGAAAGTCCCCAGGAGACCTGACCGTCAAGCGCGCTGGCGACGATATGATCGTCGAACGCGCCGACGAAGTCGTGCTGGTGATAGAAGACTTTTACTCTACTCCTGACGTCGGCTTCATTCCCGAGGCCACGCTGGCGGACGGCGCCGTTGCAGGACGCGCTCTTGACGCTGATTCCCCGGCCCTGACGGAAAATGGCGAGGAATCGGTCATCTGGGAACCGGCAGATAGCGGAGAGACGGTCTCTCCCTTTATATGGGGAGGAGCTCTCGCAGCTGGCGGCATCGCGGCGCTCTCGGGCGGAGGCGGAGACGGCACGGCCGCTCTTCCGGAAACCGAAGAACCCGATGAGCCGATCGTGAAAAACACCGTAGAGGGCTCCATCGTTGCCGGCCCAGTCATCGACTCGAACGGCCTGAGCGTAGAAGTGTATCAAGCCGATGGCGAAACGCTGCTTGGCACGGCAAAGGTGAACGCGGATGGCTCCTTCTCCTTGGACGTGGGCGACTATACCGGGGTGGTGATTGCAATGGTAGTGGACGCCGACGACGGTGCCGACTATCTCGACGAATCCTCCGGCGCCAACAAGGACCTGAACGCTCGACTCAGCGCAATGGAAATTATCACCGAGCCAAACACGACGGTGACAATGAACATTAACGTGGTCACTACCCTGGCCAGCGAAATCGGACTTCGCAACATTCAAGCAAAGCCGCTCACCGCAGAGACTGTCTCGGCCAACAACAAGGCTATCGCAGAACTTTTCGGCTTAGAGGACCTCCACAACCTCAAAGTTGAGCCTACCAACGGCGGGGAATTCGACGGGACGGACGGGATGAGCTCCGAAGAAAAGTACGGAGCAATTCTCGCATCCTTTTCCGGAGCAGACGAAATAAATGGGGGCGACAGCCAGAAAACCATTGAACAGGTGCTAGAAGGATTGACGGTGGAGGGAGACGGCAAAGCCGCCTTGTCGGAACACTCTCAATCGGTCATCGTCAAAGGAGCGAAGACCGTCGAAACAAATACCGGCGAATTGCCCAGCGATGATGTATCCGAATTCGTGGATACCTACGCCCCCACATTTGCTGAAGACTCAGTAACGCTAGCAATCGACGAAAGTTCGGGAACGGGAGAAGTCGTCTACACTGCGACCGCCGAGGACGCGGGGACAATTCGTTTCGCTCTAAAAGAAGCAGCGGACTATGAATCGTTCTCCATCGACGCCAACACCGGAGCCGTCTCCCTCACAGGAAACCCCGACCACGAGACCAAGCCGTCCTACAGCTTCACCGTCGTCGCCACAGACGTAGCAGGAAACAGCTCCGAACAGGCCGTAACGCTCTCCATCAACGATCTCGACGAAGTCGCCCC
- a CDS encoding DUF3309 family protein: protein MIHAIFIAFLILLIIGTLPRWSHSRNWGYYPSGSLLVILTLVLLLLIK, encoded by the coding sequence ATGATCCATGCCATATTCATCGCCTTCCTAATCCTGCTCATTATCGGCACGCTACCGCGGTGGTCGCACAGTCGAAACTGGGGGTACTACCCAAGTGGGAGCCTACTCGTCATCCTAACCCTCGTTCTGCTGTTGCTCATTAAGTAG
- a CDS encoding chaperone modulator CbpM, which translates to MPFDSQDDYEALEIARIINSCDQAMTKKTALHSRSIVILPEFYSLDESFSIEEVVRITQVRRYQIAVYYRYGLISTVSKPQEEGWRFDPSSISALQRINHLRMEYGLNSAAVNLVCSLIAEIDRLRDESGQPRAAT; encoded by the coding sequence ATGCCATTCGATTCACAGGACGACTACGAAGCCCTCGAGATCGCGCGAATCATAAATAGTTGTGACCAAGCAATGACCAAAAAGACTGCCCTGCACTCCCGGTCCATAGTTATCCTGCCAGAATTCTACTCCCTGGACGAATCCTTTTCGATCGAGGAGGTCGTTCGCATTACCCAAGTGCGACGCTATCAAATAGCGGTTTACTATCGCTACGGACTGATCTCCACCGTATCCAAGCCTCAGGAGGAGGGATGGCGCTTCGATCCGAGTTCGATCTCAGCGCTGCAGCGGATAAATCATCTCCGCATGGAATACGGGCTCAACTCAGCCGCCGTTAATCTCGTCTGCTCCCTGATAGCAGAAATAGATCGCCTGCGAGACGAATCAGGCCAGCCTCGGGCCGCTACGTAG